A part of Ptychodera flava strain L36383 chromosome 11, AS_Pfla_20210202, whole genome shotgun sequence genomic DNA contains:
- the LOC139144001 gene encoding G-protein coupled receptor GRL101-like, whose amino-acid sequence MYSLINDWWYGDTSTYIGLTAETVQGRYRWTDGNPMSYADWERARTDSEHNQPDGARFEQCTKIELSDFHLTDHWHDISCVSNTMNQYICKREAVLDGIADEIDQYSGISMFDCADDSWGRYEKTCFKPQAMLSKPALCEHSEFGFTSISFQELTTVKYYLRYIWFNHASGYILVGKAAILSADDENMIVDDCGNNVEGNSTACFFDEYAENIKGSQNTSTTCLVISLFDWSVGLINCEHHYITNVMCVKEASGDQPEICSGSNYQCGNNNCIHDIYRCDGVDDCGDSSDEIACDMKGPCTSDSFQCGNGQCIPISFYCDFVDQCGDNSDEEKCVYRNCTEDQFVCNNGQCVHISKKCDLIVDCIDGSDEVLCDVCTGFLCYYLDCIPNQAKCDGQKDCAGSENEDEVNCFNHNSTNDVESHTRLPYGPCGPNGFKCNNGHCIDRRWVCVYDFDKYGYQRGCRDVTHLRHCEFFSCPTTMFKCPDSYCIPLHRRCDGIFDCPYGMDERNCDTYNCSGRYQCHRMKNCIPLSERCDGIKHCLYGDDELLCGDTCPDNCVCHGSAKDCANTNMSVLPYSASNKAKKLILSGNTLKLEDEDFEEFRLLAELDLSRNSITRIRPKQFLFLANLYLLNLEENDIRGLSENTFYGLHNLIELLLSGNDIVFLEIGAFQDLRNVKFLNLTSNIFNVESSSVFEPLEGLHEIHTDAYRYCCMVRKHQDVDVCTPLADPFSSCEDLMANQVLRWSIWVLGISAFVGNIFVIIWRIKENDLNRVPSFLIWNLALADFLMGIYMLIIASADMYYRGVYVTYDASWKNSLLCKFAGFLAALSSEVSVYTLTIITLDRFLIIVFPMKFIRIKLKTAVFMIVVGWIVVVVLSFLPLVGIPYFGDNYYGRSPVCLSLHLTNERTPGWEFSVTVFLFANFLSFVLIFACYVAMYISVKFSTTAAGVNSTRNTKNATTIAKRMTLIVLTDFCCWVPITVMGILALTDTVTIPGSVYAWTAVFILPVNSAMNPILYTISVIKVKKTPPKQSKMRTKSETLKISNRLETVSALQKAMQMTPLVPKDLMTSSLERVELLKRNIKVQQGTLTVKEVHVMATDIAKSLDFLHRYKIVHGRVSEDSIVLTTNAQGNICRAFLSDMSRSQFIVKDTKIPYAQDMKDFGSLISRLMERVLE is encoded by the exons ATGTACTCGCTGATCAATGATTGGTGGTATGGTGACACCTCAACATATATAG GTCTGACAGCAGAAACTGTCCAGGGACGGTATCGATGGACTGATGGCAATCCTATGAGCTATGCGGACTG GGAGAGAGCGCGTACTGACTCTGAGCACAATCAGCCAGATGGTGCCAGGTTTGAACAGTGTACAAAAATCGAATTGTCTGATTTTCATCTCACCGACCACTGGCATGATATTTCCTGTGTATCAAATACAATGAACCAATATATATGCAAGCGAGAGGCTGTACTTGACGGTATTGCAGATGAAATCGACCAATACTCTGGCATATCGATGTTTG ACTGTGCAGACGACTCATGGGGACGTTACGAAAAAACCTGTTTCAAGCCTCAAGCCATGTTATCAAAGCCAGCCTTGTGTGAACATTCAGAGTTTGGCTTCACGAGTATCTCATTTCAAGAACTTACAACAGTGAAATATTACCTGCGTTATATTTGGTTCAATCACGCATCAGGATATATTCTGGTCGGGAAAGCAGCTATATTAAGTGCCGACGACGAAAATATGATCGTTGACGATTGTGGGAACAACGTAGAAGGAAATTCAACAGCCTGCTTCTTTGACGAATATGCAGAGAACATAAAAGGATCCCAGAATACCTCTACCACATGTCTTGTTATCAGCTTGTTCGATTGGTCCGTAGGGCTGATTAACTGTGAACATCATTACATCACCAATGTCATGTGCGTAAAAGAAGCTTCAG GTGATCAGCCTGAGATTTGTAGTGGCAGCAATTACCAATGCGGAAACAACAACTGTATACATGATATATATAGATGTGATGGAGTAGATGACTGTGGAGATAGCTCTGATGAGATAGCTTGTG ATATGAAAGGACCGTGCACAAGTGATAGTTTCCAATGCGGCAATGGACAATGCATTCCAATTTCTTTTTATTGCGATTTCGTCGATCAATGTGGCGACAACAGTGATGAGGAGAAATGTG TGTATCGAAACTGTACAGAAGACCAGTTTGTGTGCAATAACGGACAGTGTGTACATATCTCGAAAAAATGCGACCTGATTGTGGATTGCATCGATGGCTCTGATGAAGTACTGTGTG ACGTATGTACAGGATTCTTATGTTATTATCTTGACTGCATTCCTAACCAAGCAAAATGTGATGGACAGAAGGACTGTGCTGGTAGCGAAAACGAAGATGAGGTTAATTGTTTCAATCACAATAGCACAAATGACGTTGAATCCCATACGCGGCTGCCATATGGACCTTGTGGTCCAAATGGTTTCAAATGCAACAATGGACATTGTATAGACAGAAGATGGGTATGTGTCTATGATTTCGATAAGTATGGGTACCAGCGTGGATGTCGGGATGTCACTCATCTCAGGCATTGTG AGTTCTTCAGCTGTCCAACAACCATGTTTAAGTGTCCTGACAGTTACTGCATTCCATTACATCGACGGTGCGATGGTATTTTCGACTGTCCCTATGGCATGGATGAGCGCAATTGTG ACACGTATAACTGTTCTGGACGTTATCAATGCCACCGAATGAAAAACTGCATACCTCTATCTGAAAGATGCGATGGAATAAAACACTGTTTGTATGGAGATGATGAGCTATTGTGTG GTGATACTTGCCCCGACAATTGTGTGTGCCACGGTTCTGCTAAAGACTGTGCCAACACGAACATGAGTGTCCTGCCATACTCTGCCAGTAACAAAGCCAAGAAACT AATTCTTTCCGGCAATACCTTGAAGCTTGAGGATGAAGACTTCGAAGAGTTTCGATTACTTGCGGAACT AGACTTGTCGCGTAATTCAATTACTCGGATTCGACCCAAGCAGTTTCTCTTTCTTGCAAATTTATACTTGCT AAATCTTGAAGAAAACGACATTCGaggtttatctgaaaacacTTTCTATGGATTGCACAATCTTATCGAAct ATTACTATCAGGAAACGACATCGTGTTCTTGGAGATTGGTGCTTTTCAAGACCTTCGAAATGTCAAATTCTT GAATCTCACAAGCAACATTTTTAACGTCGAAAGTTCATCGGTATTTGAACCACTTGAAGGGTTACACGAAAT ACATACGGATGCTTACCGATATTGCTGTATGGTCAGAAAACACCAGGATGTAGATGTGTGCACACCACTTGCTGATCCGTTCTCCTCTTGTGAAGATCTCATGGCCAATCAAGTTTTACGATGGTCTATTTGGGTCCTTGGAATATCAGCTTTTGTTGGCAATATCTTTGTTATCATTTGGCGAATTAAGGAGAATGACTTGAACAGAGTGCCGTCTTTTCTTATTTGGAACTTGGCCCTCGCTGACTTCTTGATGGGGATATACATGTTGATAATAGCATCAGCTGATATGTATTACCGTGGTGTCTACGTCACTTATGACGCATCCTGGAAGAATAGTTTACTCTGTAAATTTGCTGGTTTTCTAGCTGCGTTATCGAGTGAAGTGTCTGTCTACACGCTGACAATAATCACGCTCGATAGATTTCTAATAATCGTGTTTCCTATGAAGTTCATTCGTATCAAGCTCAAGACAGCTGTATTTATGATTGTTGTCGGTTGGATCGTTGTAGTGGTTTTAAGTTTTCTGCCACTCGTTGGTATTCCCTACTTTGGTGATAATTACTATGGTCGTTCCCCTGTATGTCTGTCTCTACATTTGACCAATGAACGCACACCCGGATGGGAATTTTCGGTGACAGTTTTCCTGTTCGCCaattttctttcctttgttttgattttcgcATGCTATGTTGCAATGTACATTTCCGTAAAGTTTTCAACGACAGCAGCTGGTGTTAATTCTACTCGAAATACAAAGAATGCAACGACGATTGCAAAACGCATGACACTGATAGTACTGACTGACTTCTGTTGCTGGGTTCCGATCACTGTAATGGGTATACTGGCGTTGACTGACACAGTCACAATTCCGGGATCTGTATACGCTTGGACAGCAGTCTTCATCTTGCCTGTTAACTCTGCAATGAACCCCATCCTCTACACCATATCTGTCATTAAGGTGAAGAAGACGCCCCCAAAACAATCTAAAATGCGTACGAAGTCCGAAACTTTGAAGATCTCAAATCGGCTGGAGACTG TATCCGCGCTTCAAAAAGCCATGCAGATGACCCCTCTCGTTCCAAAAGATCTCATGACGTCATCCCTCGAACGTGTTGAGTTGTTGAAAAGGAACATCAAAGTTCAACAGGGTACACTAACGGTGAAAGAGGTACATGTCATGGCTACCGACATAGCAAAGTCCCTAGACTTTCTTCACAGATACAAAATAGTACATGGTCGTGTATCCGAAGATTCAATCGTTCTAACAACCAATGCGCAG GGAAATATTTGCCGTGCCTTCCTGTCCGACATGAGCCGATCGCAATTCATTGTTAAGGACACGAAGATACCGTATGCACAGGATATGAAGGACTTTGGGAGCCTTATATCTCGGCTGATGGAGCGCGTGTTAGAATGA